In the genome of Methanobrevibacter boviskoreani JH1, one region contains:
- a CDS encoding methanogenesis marker 6 protein, with protein sequence MSANLAISPDLSKEETDPDYVIRMIILGPKANVGENEIVNHLHLLDLPLTVKWTCYGAMVAGKSEDVEKAIKEVRKLDPYNIFTKSRGFPPGDPRRCRGHRYGPREGFHQMESEYKILGDVGDALKHPRDVYVERPKPIDVDEFVEIVKESIEEEDSKKE encoded by the coding sequence ATGTCCGCGAACTTAGCGATTAGTCCAGATTTATCAAAAGAAGAGACAGATCCTGATTATGTTATTCGAATGATTATATTAGGTCCTAAAGCTAATGTTGGTGAAAATGAGATTGTTAATCATTTACACTTATTGGATTTACCTTTAACCGTTAAATGGACCTGTTATGGTGCGATGGTTGCAGGTAAATCTGAAGATGTTGAGAAAGCTATAAAAGAGGTTAGGAAATTAGATCCTTATAATATTTTTACAAAATCTAGAGGATTCCCACCAGGTGATCCAAGACGTTGTAGAGGTCATAGATATGGACCTAGAGAAGGTTTTCACCAAATGGAAAGTGAATATAAAATTTTAGGTGATGTCGGTGATGCTTTAAAACATCCTAGAGATGTTTATGTTGAAAGACCTAAACCAATCGATGTTGATGAGTTTGTAGAAATTGTTAAAGAATCTATAGAAGAGGAAGATTCTAAAAAAGAATAA
- a CDS encoding methanogenesis marker 5 protein, which yields MVKVAIYPPNSLVLGDLIERKGHEVLALQKAMSKKVRDVEIDSPPMNITENDPLNGLKYAAIEVPSGVRGRMSIIGPLIDAAEAAIIVDDAPIGFGCVGCARTNELSMFCLRKRDIPKLELSYPKSRDETFDFVNKINEFLDSLEETEGGN from the coding sequence ATGGTTAAAGTAGCTATTTATCCTCCAAATTCTTTAGTCTTAGGGGATTTAATTGAGAGAAAAGGGCATGAAGTGTTAGCTTTACAAAAGGCTATGTCTAAAAAAGTTAGGGATGTTGAAATTGATTCTCCTCCTATGAATATTACAGAAAATGATCCATTAAATGGATTGAAATATGCAGCTATTGAAGTTCCATCAGGTGTTAGAGGTAGGATGTCTATTATTGGACCTCTTATTGATGCTGCAGAAGCTGCTATTATTGTAGATGATGCTCCTATAGGATTTGGTTGTGTTGGCTGTGCTAGGACAAATGAATTGTCCATGTTTTGTTTACGTAAAAGAGATATACCAAAATTAGAATTAAGTTATCCAAAAAGCAGAGATGAAACTTTTGACTTTGTAAATAAAATCAATGAGTTTTTAGATTCACTTGAAGAAACCGAGGGAGGTAATTAA